A genomic segment from Sciurus carolinensis chromosome 1, mSciCar1.2, whole genome shotgun sequence encodes:
- the Mnda gene encoding myeloid cell nuclear differentiation antigen, with protein sequence MVNQYKKIVLLKGLEVINDYQFSMLKSLLAKELKLTRKMQDEYNRIKFADLLEDKFQSDAGVSKLITVFKDIPTLEELAEDLKREKMKVKQKTPVKKKQEVGPATPTSISGSTVKTPEAQKRKTTSLGKTETKKNKISGIKRSKKSEEQILPSCPAEASMSTIMDHFPPAQMLASTPSRASSTENQKTQAQCHSASRRNILHKDPMTVLVLKATDLFEYESEEEGKSKMFHATVATETQFFQVKVFSTNLKEKFTKKKVITISDYFECKGILEVNEASFVSEVGLDQKIQVPNSVIKRANETPKIDHLHKQAPGTLVYGLFMLQKKKVNKKNTIYEIQDNTGKIDVIGNGKWHNIKCNEGDKLRLFCFQLRTIDKKLTLVCGTHSFIKVTKAIKNKRPCNANLSLDIEVQNLPINQFSVFSSDMIKVETFM encoded by the exons ATGGTgaatcaatacaaaaaaattgttcTGCTGAAAGGATTAGAGGTCATCAATGATTATCAATTTAGCATGCTTAAGTCCTTACTGGCCAAAGAATTAAAACTGACTAGAAAAATGCAAGATGAATACAACAGAATTAAATTTGCTGACTTGTTGGAAGACAAGTTCCAAAGTGATGCTGGAGTGAGCAAACTGATCACGGTGTTCAAAGACATACCAACACTTGAAGAACTTGCTGAAGACCtgaaaagagagaagatgaaaG taaaacaaaaaaccccagtgAAAAAGAAGCAAGAAGTAGGTCCTGCAACACCGACATCGATCTCAGGCAGCACAGTGAAGACTCCTGAAGCTCAG aaaagaaaaaccacaagCTTAGGAAAGACTGaaactaaaaagaataagattTCTGGAATCAAAAGGAGTAAGAAGTCTGAAGAGCAGATTCTTCCTTCCTGTCCTGCAGAAGCCAGCATGTCCACCATCATGGACCATTTTCCGCCTGCCCAGATGCTGGCATCAACTCCATCCAGAGCTTCCTCAACAGAG AATCAGAAAACTCAGGCTCAATGTCATTCAGCTTCCAGAAGAAACATCCTCCACAAGGACCCAATGAcagtgttggtgctgaaagcaaCAGACCTGTTTGAATATGAGtctgaggaagagggaaaaagcaaaatgttccatgCTACAGTGGCTACTGAGACTCAGTTTTTCCAAGTGAAGGTTTTCAGCACCaacctgaaagagaaatttacaaaaaagaaggTTATCACTATCTCTGATTACTTTGAGTGCAAAGGAATCCTGGAGGTAAATGAAGCATCATTTGTGTCCGAAGTTGGTCTTGACCAAAAGATCCAGGTCCCCAACAGTGTGATCAAGAGAGCAAATGAAACTCCCAAGATTGATCATCTTCATAAGCAAGCACCAGGAACATTAGTGTATGGGTTGTTTATGCTACAAAAG aaaaAAGTGAATAAGAAGAACACAATCTATGAAATACAAGATAATACAGGAAAGATAGATGTGATAGGGAATGGAAAATGGCACAATATCAAGTGTAACGAAGGAGATAAACTTCGACTCTTCTGCTTCCAGCTGAGAACAATTGACAAGAAGCTGACGCTGGTGTGTGGAACTCACAGTTTCATTAAG GTCACCAAGGCCATAAAGAACAAGAGACCATGCAATGCTAATTTAAGCCTGGACATTGAAGTACAGAACCTCCCAATAAATCAATTCAGTGTCTTCAGCAGTGATATGATTAAAGTTGAGACTTTCATGTAA